The Planctomycetia bacterium genome window below encodes:
- a CDS encoding 2-phosphosulfolactate phosphatase: PEALSGATLVVIDVLRATTTITAALAAGAKEVIPCFEIDEARRIAAELPPGTSVLGGERGGKRIDGFDLGNSPTEYTPERVAGKSVVITTTNGTKALRQCRLAAEVWLGSLTNLGSVVARISAKPTIHVVCAGTDGHITLEDVVTAGYFVLALNRLGDWTEGDSAILARVAAESCENDSARLRSNFTQSRGGHNLVELGYDADIDYAMRLDINSVAPRLELKEWRIRSA, from the coding sequence GCCGGAAGCCCTGTCGGGCGCGACGTTGGTGGTAATCGACGTGCTGCGGGCCACGACGACCATCACCGCGGCGCTGGCCGCCGGGGCGAAGGAAGTGATCCCGTGCTTCGAAATCGACGAAGCTCGGCGGATCGCTGCGGAATTGCCGCCGGGGACGTCCGTTTTGGGAGGCGAGCGCGGCGGGAAACGGATCGACGGGTTCGATCTTGGGAATTCGCCGACGGAGTATACGCCTGAACGCGTCGCCGGGAAGTCCGTGGTGATCACGACCACGAACGGCACCAAGGCGCTGCGACAATGTCGCCTGGCGGCGGAGGTTTGGCTCGGATCGCTGACGAATCTGGGAAGCGTGGTCGCCCGGATTTCCGCGAAGCCGACGATTCATGTTGTCTGTGCTGGTACCGACGGTCACATCACGCTGGAAGACGTGGTCACGGCAGGTTATTTCGTGTTGGCGTTAAACCGGCTCGGCGATTGGACTGAGGGCGATTCGGCCATCCTCGCCCGCGTTGCCGCAGAGTCGTGCGAAAACGACAGCGCGCGGTTGCGCAGCAACTTCACTCAAAGCCGTGGCGGCCACAATCTCGTCGAATTGGGATACGACGCGGATATCGATTACGCAATGAGGCTGGATATCAACAGCGTCGCCCCGCGTCTCGAACTCAAGGAATGGCGAATTCGCTCGGCCTGA
- a CDS encoding pyruvate carboxylase produces the protein MKDIRKLLVANRSEIAIRVFRSAHELGIRTVAIFSHEDRYALHRFKADEAYQVGRVGEPIRAYLDIPGIIEIAKQNGVDAIHPGYGFLSENPELARACAAAGIIFVGPSVEALEQLGDKVAARKIAVQAGAPILAGSPDPLSSAKEASEIAEKLGYPVLLKAAKGGGGRGMRVVPTAKDMTTALEQAQRESQTAFGSTDVFLEKFIERPRHIEVQLLGDQHGNLMHLFERDCSVQRRYQKVVEIAPSVNLPAELRDEICNTAVKIGRHVGYYNAGTVEFLLDTDTGKFYFIEVNPRIQVEHTVTEVVTGVDIVRSQLLVAQGYRLDDAEVGLPNQESVRVLGYAIQCRVTTEDPENKFMPDYGRITLYRSSGGMGIRLDAGTAFTGAVVTPYYDSLLVKVTAFGRRFEDAARRMERCLQEFRVRGVKTNVPFLLNLIVHPDFLAGKCTTRFIDETPELFTIAKRRDRATKLFNYLSEVIVNGHPSIKKRPATVRRAPAPVPALPAGQPIPPGSRTRFKELGAEKFCQWILDQKQILFTDTTMRDAHQSLLATRVRTYDMLEIADAYARLTPELFSLEMWGGATFDTAMRFMKECPWQRLADLRTKIPNILFQMLLRASNAVGYSNYPDNVVQAFVNEAADTGIDLFRVFDSLNWLPNMRVAMDAVRKTGMLCEAAICYTGDITDPKRKKYDLKYYVELAKELEKMGAHILAIKDMAGLCKPAAAEKLVRALKQEIGIPIHFHTHDTAGIQAGAIMKGAEVGLDIADGALAPMSGLTSQPNLNSLVEMFRYTDRDSGLSAQKLDALALYWEAAREFYVPFETGMMASTAEVYLHEMPGGQVTNLMEQAKAVGLGHRWADICRVYAEVNQMLGDIVKVTPSSKAVGDMAILLVSNNMTVGDILDPNKEIAFPESFVDLISGKMGQPPGGFPKEVQEQVLRGEKPLTGRPGETLAPADLEAASKTVSELLGREATRREVLSHVMFPKVFREYVEHQEAYSDTSILPTPLFFYGLEAGHEAAVDIEQGKTLIMQFLTLGDPHPDGNRVAFFDLNGQPRSVTVRDASLEGELQKRPKADPLDPTHIAAPMPGMVVAVPVKVGDQVERGAKLVTLEAMKMETTLYAERAGIVRQINCERGTRVETGDLLAKLE, from the coding sequence ATGAAGGACATCCGCAAGCTCCTGGTCGCCAACCGGAGCGAGATCGCGATTCGCGTCTTTCGTTCGGCGCACGAGTTGGGCATCCGCACGGTCGCGATTTTCTCCCATGAAGACCGCTACGCCCTACACCGCTTCAAGGCCGACGAGGCCTATCAGGTGGGCCGCGTCGGGGAGCCGATTCGGGCGTACCTCGACATTCCCGGCATTATCGAAATCGCCAAGCAGAACGGCGTCGATGCCATTCACCCAGGCTACGGGTTTCTCTCGGAGAATCCCGAGTTGGCCCGCGCATGCGCCGCGGCCGGAATTATCTTCGTCGGGCCCAGCGTCGAGGCGCTAGAGCAACTTGGCGACAAGGTCGCGGCGCGCAAGATTGCCGTACAGGCCGGCGCGCCGATCCTGGCCGGCAGCCCTGATCCGCTGTCGAGCGCGAAGGAAGCCAGTGAGATCGCCGAGAAGCTCGGCTATCCGGTGCTGCTCAAGGCGGCCAAAGGGGGCGGCGGCCGCGGGATGCGGGTCGTCCCGACCGCCAAAGATATGACCACGGCGCTGGAACAAGCGCAGCGCGAGTCACAGACCGCGTTCGGGTCGACGGACGTGTTTCTGGAGAAATTTATCGAGCGCCCGCGCCACATCGAAGTGCAGTTGCTGGGCGATCAACACGGCAACTTGATGCATCTCTTTGAGCGCGATTGCTCGGTGCAGCGCCGGTATCAGAAAGTGGTCGAGATCGCGCCGAGCGTGAACCTGCCAGCGGAATTGCGCGACGAGATTTGCAACACCGCGGTGAAGATCGGCCGGCATGTCGGTTATTACAACGCCGGGACCGTGGAGTTCCTGCTCGACACCGATACGGGCAAGTTTTACTTCATCGAGGTCAATCCGCGCATTCAGGTCGAACACACCGTGACGGAAGTGGTCACCGGCGTCGACATTGTGCGGAGCCAACTGTTGGTGGCGCAAGGTTATCGCCTCGACGACGCCGAGGTCGGCCTGCCGAATCAGGAAAGCGTCCGCGTGCTGGGCTACGCGATCCAATGTCGCGTGACGACCGAAGATCCTGAAAACAAGTTCATGCCGGACTACGGGCGGATCACGCTGTACCGCTCGTCCGGCGGCATGGGCATCCGACTCGACGCCGGCACGGCGTTTACCGGCGCGGTGGTCACGCCGTATTACGATTCGCTGCTGGTGAAGGTGACCGCGTTTGGTCGGCGCTTCGAAGACGCCGCGCGGCGGATGGAACGCTGCCTGCAAGAGTTCCGCGTGCGGGGCGTGAAGACGAACGTTCCGTTCCTTCTGAACTTGATTGTGCATCCGGATTTTCTGGCCGGCAAATGCACCACTCGGTTCATCGACGAAACGCCGGAACTGTTCACGATCGCCAAGCGGCGCGATCGCGCGACGAAGTTGTTCAACTACCTGAGCGAAGTCATCGTCAACGGCCATCCTTCGATCAAGAAGCGTCCCGCGACCGTAAGGCGCGCGCCGGCGCCCGTGCCGGCGCTGCCGGCCGGACAGCCGATTCCGCCGGGCAGCCGGACGCGATTCAAGGAACTGGGTGCGGAAAAGTTTTGCCAGTGGATTCTGGATCAGAAGCAGATTCTGTTCACCGATACGACGATGCGCGACGCGCATCAATCGTTGCTGGCGACGCGGGTGCGGACGTATGACATGCTCGAAATCGCCGACGCTTACGCGCGGTTGACGCCGGAATTGTTCTCGCTGGAGATGTGGGGCGGTGCGACGTTCGACACGGCGATGCGGTTCATGAAGGAATGCCCCTGGCAGCGATTGGCGGATCTGCGCACGAAGATCCCCAACATCCTATTCCAGATGTTGCTGCGGGCCTCGAACGCCGTGGGGTACAGCAACTATCCGGACAACGTGGTGCAGGCCTTCGTCAACGAGGCCGCCGATACGGGGATCGATCTGTTCCGCGTGTTCGATTCGCTCAACTGGCTGCCGAACATGCGCGTGGCCATGGACGCCGTCCGCAAGACCGGCATGCTCTGCGAAGCCGCGATCTGCTACACCGGAGATATCACCGACCCCAAGCGCAAGAAGTACGACCTGAAGTACTACGTCGAGTTGGCCAAAGAACTCGAAAAGATGGGCGCGCACATTCTGGCCATTAAGGACATGGCCGGGCTGTGCAAGCCCGCCGCGGCCGAGAAGCTGGTGCGCGCCTTGAAGCAGGAAATCGGCATCCCGATTCACTTCCATACGCACGACACGGCAGGAATTCAGGCCGGCGCGATCATGAAGGGGGCTGAAGTCGGGCTCGATATCGCCGACGGCGCCCTCGCGCCGATGTCGGGGCTCACTTCGCAGCCGAATTTGAATTCGCTGGTCGAGATGTTCCGGTACACGGACCGCGACTCGGGCTTGAGCGCGCAGAAGCTCGACGCCTTGGCGCTGTATTGGGAAGCCGCGCGGGAGTTCTACGTGCCGTTCGAGACCGGCATGATGGCCAGCACCGCCGAGGTGTATCTCCACGAGATGCCGGGCGGGCAGGTCACCAACTTGATGGAGCAAGCCAAGGCGGTCGGTCTTGGGCATCGCTGGGCCGATATCTGCCGTGTGTACGCCGAAGTCAACCAGATGTTGGGCGACATCGTCAAAGTGACGCCCTCCTCGAAGGCGGTCGGCGACATGGCGATTCTCCTCGTGTCCAACAACATGACGGTTGGCGATATCCTCGATCCGAATAAGGAAATCGCCTTCCCGGAATCGTTCGTCGACTTGATCTCCGGCAAAATGGGGCAGCCGCCCGGCGGTTTTCCGAAGGAAGTGCAGGAACAAGTCCTGCGCGGTGAGAAGCCGCTCACCGGACGGCCGGGCGAGACCTTGGCGCCGGCGGATTTGGAGGCCGCGTCGAAGACCGTCAGCGAACTGTTGGGCCGCGAAGCGACGCGCCGTGAAGTGCTCAGCCACGTGATGTTCCCCAAGGTGTTCCGCGAATATGTCGAACATCAGGAGGCGTATTCGGACACGAGCATCCTGCCGACGCCGTTGTTCTTCTATGGGTTGGAAGCCGGGCACGAGGCGGCCGTCGATATCGAGCAGGGGAAGACGCTGATCATGCAATTCCTCACGCTCGGCGATCCGCATCCGGACGGCAATCGCGTGGCGTTTTTCGATCTCAACGGGCAGCCGCGCAGCGTCACGGTCCGCGACGCCTCGCTCGAAGGCGAACTCCAGAAGCGCCCCAAGGCCGATCCGCTCGATCCCACGCACATCGCGGCGCCGATGCCGGGCATGGTCGTGGCGGTGCCGGTGAAGGTCGGCGACCAGGTGGAGCGCGGCGCGAAGCTGGTGACGCTGGAAGCGATGAAAATGGAAACCACGCTCTACGCCGAACGCGCCGGAATCGTCCGACAAATCAACTGCGAACGCGGCACGCGTGTGGAGACGGGCGATTTGCTGGCGAAGCTGGAGTAA
- a CDS encoding CDGSH iron-sulfur domain-containing protein — protein sequence MAEFVIRCRPDGPFVIDGPVTVIDHHGNPFPINMEKPAVALCRCGHSAKRPFCDGSHKTCGFTAQEVAPIPG from the coding sequence ATGGCGGAGTTTGTGATTCGTTGTCGCCCAGACGGTCCATTTGTGATTGACGGACCAGTCACCGTAATCGATCACCACGGCAATCCGTTTCCGATCAATATGGAAAAGCCGGCGGTGGCGCTGTGCCGTTGCGGGCATTCGGCGAAGCGACCCTTCTGTGATGGGTCGCACAAGACTTGCGGCTTTACGGCGCAAGAGGTTGCGCCGATCCCTGGTTAG
- the guaA gene encoding glutamine-hydrolyzing GMP synthase, with protein MDTGPSLPDLGSGKIADEKILVLDFGSQYAQLIARRVREQHVYCEIVRHNITAERVRELAPRGLILSGGPASVYAPGSPQCDEKIFSLGIPVLGICYGMQLACKALGGNVASAPAREYGRAHCRVLASEGLFAGLPSETEVWMSHGDQVTGVSKDFVSLARTDTCPIAAVKHQSLPIYGLQFHPEVTHTPLGAKMLSNFLHEACACRGAWQLGDFAREVVERVRQQVGDRRVICGLSGGVDSAVTAALLYQAIGSQLSCILVDNGLLRKAEAEAVIEEFSNHFHTDLHVVKAEEMFLTALRGVTEPQAKRKIIGKAFIDCFTVEAKKIDGAHFLAQGTLYPDVIESGAAADGPAATIKLHHNVGGLPENLGFELIEPLRDLFKDEVRRLGLQLGLPEEIVWRHPFPGPGLAVRCLGEVTKERLDCLREADAIVVNEIKAAAMYRATSQAFAVLLPVQSVGVMGDDRTYEDVIAVRAVHTEDFMTADWSHLPYDLLARVSTRIINEVKGVNRVVYDISSKPPATIEWE; from the coding sequence ATGGACACTGGCCCGTCCCTCCCCGATCTGGGGTCCGGCAAGATTGCCGATGAGAAGATTCTGGTCCTGGACTTCGGTTCGCAGTACGCTCAGCTGATCGCCCGCCGTGTGCGCGAGCAGCATGTTTACTGCGAGATCGTCCGGCACAACATTACCGCCGAGCGCGTCCGAGAGTTGGCCCCGCGCGGGCTGATTCTTTCCGGCGGCCCCGCGAGCGTGTATGCCCCCGGCTCGCCGCAGTGCGATGAGAAAATCTTCTCGCTCGGCATTCCGGTCCTCGGCATTTGCTACGGCATGCAATTGGCCTGCAAGGCGCTCGGCGGAAATGTCGCCAGTGCGCCGGCCCGTGAGTACGGCCGGGCGCATTGCCGCGTGTTGGCGTCCGAAGGTCTGTTCGCCGGCCTGCCCAGCGAGACCGAAGTCTGGATGAGCCACGGCGACCAGGTGACGGGCGTCTCGAAGGATTTCGTGTCGCTGGCCCGCACCGATACTTGCCCCATCGCGGCGGTCAAACATCAATCGCTGCCGATTTACGGACTGCAGTTCCATCCGGAAGTCACGCACACGCCGCTCGGCGCGAAGATGCTGAGCAACTTCCTCCACGAGGCCTGCGCCTGCCGCGGGGCGTGGCAGCTCGGAGACTTTGCGCGCGAGGTCGTGGAACGCGTCCGCCAACAAGTCGGCGATCGCCGCGTCATTTGCGGCCTTTCCGGCGGCGTCGATTCGGCCGTCACCGCGGCGCTCTTGTATCAGGCGATCGGCTCGCAACTGTCGTGCATCCTGGTCGACAACGGCCTGCTGCGCAAGGCGGAAGCCGAGGCGGTCATCGAGGAATTTAGCAATCACTTCCACACCGACCTGCACGTGGTGAAGGCGGAGGAGATGTTCCTCACCGCGCTGCGCGGCGTGACGGAACCGCAGGCCAAACGCAAAATTATCGGCAAAGCGTTCATCGATTGCTTCACGGTCGAGGCCAAGAAGATTGATGGAGCGCATTTTCTCGCGCAGGGCACGCTCTATCCCGACGTGATCGAAAGCGGCGCGGCGGCCGACGGCCCAGCGGCGACCATTAAGCTGCATCACAACGTCGGCGGCTTGCCGGAGAATCTCGGCTTCGAGTTGATTGAGCCGCTCCGCGATTTGTTCAAAGACGAAGTCCGCCGACTTGGCCTGCAACTCGGCTTGCCGGAAGAAATCGTCTGGCGGCACCCGTTCCCGGGCCCTGGTTTGGCCGTGCGTTGTCTGGGCGAGGTCACCAAGGAACGCCTCGACTGTCTGCGCGAAGCCGACGCGATCGTCGTCAACGAAATTAAGGCGGCCGCCATGTACCGCGCCACGAGCCAGGCCTTCGCGGTGCTGCTGCCGGTGCAAAGCGTCGGCGTGATGGGCGACGACCGCACCTACGAGGACGTGATCGCCGTCCGCGCGGTCCACACGGAAGACTTCATGACCGCCGACTGGAGCCACCTCCCCTACGATCTGCTGGCCCGCGTCTCGACGCGAATCATCAACGAAGTGAAAGGCGTCAACCGCGTGGTCTACGACATCAGCTCAAAGCCGCCGGCGACGATCGAGTGGGAATGA
- a CDS encoding AAA family ATPase — protein sequence MYLDYWQLEKRPFENTTDPAFYYPSECHQGALLKLRYGVESRRGAVLLAGGSGLGKSLLVQVLRRQLPDTIGPVVHLIFPQLCTQELLAYLAAELGAGDPDGPLPATETSLRRVRQRLTENANEGKHALIVVDEAHLLEDHRTLETLRLLLNFETEHGFVATLLLVGQTKLLPALDRMPHFEERLGVKCLLRPFTIEETLSYVQHRLQTAGARREIIQPAALEIIHELSGGAPRRINRLCDLALLVGFAEERAHITPDHVAAVHGELVAVSPE from the coding sequence ATGTACCTCGACTACTGGCAACTCGAAAAGCGCCCGTTCGAAAACACGACTGATCCGGCGTTTTACTATCCGAGCGAGTGCCATCAAGGCGCGCTGTTAAAGTTGCGCTATGGCGTCGAGAGCCGGCGCGGCGCGGTCCTCCTGGCCGGCGGCAGCGGGCTGGGCAAATCACTGCTCGTGCAAGTGCTGCGACGTCAATTGCCGGACACGATCGGCCCGGTCGTGCATCTGATCTTCCCGCAACTCTGCACACAAGAGTTGCTGGCCTATCTCGCGGCGGAACTCGGCGCCGGCGATCCCGACGGTCCATTGCCGGCGACCGAAACCAGCCTCCGGCGCGTGCGTCAGCGGTTGACCGAGAATGCGAATGAAGGCAAGCATGCGCTGATCGTGGTCGACGAAGCGCACTTGCTGGAAGACCATCGCACGCTCGAAACGCTTCGACTGCTGCTGAACTTCGAAACAGAACACGGCTTCGTGGCGACGTTGCTCCTGGTCGGCCAGACGAAGTTATTGCCGGCGCTGGATCGCATGCCCCACTTCGAGGAACGGCTCGGCGTGAAGTGCCTGCTCCGCCCGTTCACGATCGAAGAAACGCTCTCCTACGTCCAACACCGCCTGCAAACCGCCGGCGCGCGCCGCGAAATCATCCAACCGGCCGCCCTCGAAATCATCCACGAGCTCAGCGGCGGCGCCCCGCGCCGCATCAACCGCCTCTGCGACCTGGCGCTCCTGGTCGGCTTCGCCGAAGAACGCGCCCATATCACCCCAGACCACGTCGCCGCGGTGCATGGCGAACTCGTGGCGGTTTCGCCGGAGTAG
- a CDS encoding AAA family ATPase, with the protein MSTLDQAFIKAYGQSADSAKTTGRTSATSPTASHAVVPKPHAHFDVAEANRRSMAMTEAPAAPVKLFEPEGRALRAAFEVERFEWPLICARLFTAAGRELRLFTDVLTEQIQRGRKMLAVTGCRRGDGRTTVTMCLAQQLAERGLSVALVDADFRHPQLAEQLGVVPSAGWDDVLQSNLALNEAMIDSTQDRMTLVPLRNPQFDAGVTLQNPRLGVPLRALRESYDAVLLDCEPLAGPEATDYLATLVGRGGLDAALLIHDLHQTSTEAYEHAAHLLNQAPLAAWDIIENFVP; encoded by the coding sequence ATGTCAACGCTCGATCAAGCATTCATCAAGGCCTACGGACAGTCGGCCGACTCGGCAAAGACGACCGGTCGCACTTCGGCGACGTCGCCAACCGCCAGCCACGCAGTCGTGCCAAAGCCGCACGCGCATTTCGATGTCGCCGAGGCGAATCGCCGTTCGATGGCGATGACCGAAGCGCCCGCCGCGCCGGTGAAACTGTTCGAGCCGGAAGGTCGCGCCCTGCGCGCCGCGTTTGAGGTGGAACGTTTCGAGTGGCCGCTGATCTGCGCGCGGCTGTTCACGGCCGCCGGGCGCGAATTGCGTCTATTCACCGACGTCCTAACGGAACAAATTCAGCGCGGGCGCAAGATGCTGGCCGTCACCGGTTGCCGCCGCGGTGATGGCCGCACCACGGTGACGATGTGCCTCGCACAGCAACTCGCGGAACGAGGACTGAGCGTGGCGCTCGTCGACGCTGACTTTCGACATCCGCAATTGGCCGAGCAATTGGGCGTCGTCCCCAGCGCCGGTTGGGACGATGTGTTGCAAAGCAACCTCGCGCTCAACGAAGCGATGATCGATTCCACGCAAGACCGCATGACGCTCGTACCGCTGCGCAACCCGCAGTTCGACGCAGGCGTCACGTTGCAAAACCCGCGGTTGGGCGTTCCGCTACGGGCCCTGCGTGAGTCATATGACGCGGTGCTGCTCGATTGCGAACCGCTCGCCGGTCCCGAAGCGACAGACTACCTGGCCACCCTGGTCGGACGCGGCGGCCTCGACGCGGCGCTGTTGATCCATGACTTGCATCAAACCTCGACCGAAGCGTACGAGCACGCCGCACATTTGTTGAATCAAGCGCCCCTCGCCGCGTGGGATATCATCGAGAATTTTGTGCCGTGA
- a CDS encoding VOC family protein, whose translation MAVQPIPAGQDAAIPYICVNDGNAALDFYKKAFGAKELCRIGMPGGAVGHAELSIGNARIMLADEFPDMGFLGPKTIGGSPVTIHVYVADVDSFIKTALAAGLKELRPLEDHFHGDRGGKYEDPFGHLWFFSTHIEDVTPEEIGRRAAAMFGGG comes from the coding sequence ATGGCTGTGCAACCGATCCCCGCCGGTCAAGACGCCGCGATTCCGTATATCTGCGTGAACGACGGAAACGCCGCGTTGGATTTCTATAAGAAGGCCTTTGGCGCCAAGGAACTGTGCCGCATCGGGATGCCGGGCGGGGCCGTGGGCCACGCTGAGCTGTCCATTGGGAATGCCCGCATCATGCTGGCGGACGAGTTTCCGGACATGGGTTTTCTCGGGCCGAAGACGATCGGCGGCAGCCCGGTGACGATCCACGTGTACGTCGCGGACGTGGACAGCTTCATCAAAACGGCTCTGGCTGCGGGGCTGAAGGAACTGCGGCCTCTGGAGGACCATTTTCACGGCGACCGGGGCGGCAAATACGAAGACCCATTCGGCCACCTGTGGTTTTTCTCCACGCACATCGAAGATGTTACGCCTGAGGAAATCGGGCGCCGCGCCGCCGCGATGTTCGGCGGCGGCTAA
- a CDS encoding sigma-70 family RNA polymerase sigma factor, whose amino-acid sequence MSYSDEDTAQLQKLVARSNRGDAEARAALLSAAYDRLRRLSRKMFRGFPKLRQWEETDDVWQGAALRLDKALQSCPPGDVAEFFGLAARQIRWQLLDLARRHAGQLEPSQGLRNQNSEGSTLDAREPASDTNDPQLIDRWTEFHRQVEQLPDDQRQVADLLYYAGLKQEDAARLLQVSVRTVKSRWQAARLALYDALAGQLPI is encoded by the coding sequence TTGTCGTACTCCGACGAAGACACTGCGCAATTGCAGAAGCTCGTCGCACGCTCCAACCGCGGAGATGCGGAGGCGCGCGCGGCGCTGCTGTCGGCCGCATACGACCGACTCCGGCGGCTGTCACGCAAGATGTTTCGCGGTTTTCCCAAGCTACGGCAATGGGAAGAAACGGACGACGTGTGGCAAGGTGCGGCGCTTCGACTGGACAAGGCGCTTCAATCCTGTCCGCCAGGCGATGTGGCAGAGTTCTTCGGACTCGCAGCCCGACAAATACGGTGGCAATTACTCGATTTAGCGCGTCGCCACGCCGGCCAGCTTGAACCGAGCCAAGGCCTACGCAATCAGAACAGCGAAGGCAGCACGCTCGATGCCCGCGAGCCGGCGAGCGATACCAATGACCCGCAGTTGATCGACCGTTGGACGGAGTTCCATCGTCAAGTCGAGCAACTTCCCGACGACCAGCGTCAAGTGGCGGACCTGTTGTATTACGCGGGGTTAAAGCAAGAAGATGCGGCGCGACTGCTTCAAGTAAGCGTGCGGACCGTCAAATCGCGTTGGCAGGCCGCCCGGCTGGCCCTCTATGACGCGCTCGCCGGCCAACTGCCCATTTAG